CTCAGGCTAGCTACATCTTCCATGGGTCCACCTATTCGGAAGGGCGCATCGACGGGATCCGCAACACGGCAAATCCCACGACCGAGAGAATGACGATGCCCTGAATCACGAGCACGAGAACCTGAGGCACCTGTGCCGTGATCTGCATGAGCTCGGAGCCGCTTCGCAGAATTGCAAACAAGAGGCCGGAGAAGACCGCTCCGATCGGATTGTTGTTTGCGAGAAGAGCGACCGCGATGCCTTCGAAGCCATAGCCCGGAGAGATCGACTGAAAGAGCCGCCGGGTGACGCCGGCGATCTCGAAGGCCCCTGCGAGCCCGGCCATGCTGCCGCTCAGGCAGATCGACAGCATGATGTTCCTGGGAACGCTGATCCCGGCATAGCGCGCGGCGTCCGGGCTGATGCCGACCACCCTCAGCGCATAGCCCCGGGTGCTGCGGAACAGAAAGATGTACATCACGACGGCCAGCGCCAGGGCGACGAGGATGCCGATATGGAGGCGGGTCGGCGGCAGGATGCGCGGCATCCATGCCTCCTGGACCAGCCGGGCCGACTGCGGATAGGCCGCAGCCGCATCCCGCAGCGGGCCGGTCACGAGATAGCTCGTCATGATAATGGCGATGTAATTCAGCATGATCGTCGTCACGATCTCGCTGGCCCGGAAATAGACCTTCAGAAGTCCGGCGATCGCCGCCCATGCCGCACCTGCAAGAGCGCCTGCAATCATGACCAGCGGGACGTAGATCCACGCGGTCAACCCGTCGAAGGAAACGCCGACGGCGGTTGCGGCGATGGCGCCGGCATAGAATTGCCCCTCGGCGCCGATGTTCCAGATGCTGCAGCGGAAGGCGACGCAAAGGCCGACGCCGATCAGGATCAGCGGCGTTGCTTTCAGGAGAATTTCGGCGATCGAGCGGGTGTCCTGGAAGACGCCAAGCACCATCACATCGATCACGGCGCGTGCTTCGTAACCGTTGAAGGCAAGGAGCGCCGCGCCGCATGCGAGAGCCAGAACAACAGCGGCGGCCGGCTGGATAATCGTGCGTAAAGGACCGAGCAGGCCTCGCCAAAGGGCGCCATAGGCCTGGGGGACGACCGCCAGCGGCTGTCCACTTTCACTGTTTGCCATGAGTTTGCTGCCTTCGGATTAGGAAAAGCCTGAAGCTTTCCATCGAACAATCGATCGAAGCGGTTATCGTGGCAGAATGGGGCACACGCCGAACGGCGCCGGTCCGGCCCAACCTATCGGGCAGTGCCCCATCCTTCTCGCGCCTGCGGTCGTTATTTCTGCCGGGTCTTGATTTCTCCGGCGGCGATCTTGCCCTTCACCTCATCGACGTATTTGCGCACGTCCTCCGTCACGGGATTTGCAGCCTGATCATTGTAGGTGAACTTCATGACGTCGGCATCTTTCAGGCCGAACTCGACATTGGTCGTCGGCTTTTTGCCGTTCCTGATGTCTCCGACGATGCGGATGACGCCCCGGGCATAGTCGGCGACGTAAAGCCCGAGGATGTTCTTGGGAGCGACCGAGGTGTAGTCGCTGAAGATGCTGAAGGTCTTGACGTCGGCACCGGATTCCGCGGCGGCCTGGAAACCGCCCACCGTCGCCCCTGAAGCATTCGGCAGCACGAAGTCGGCCCCTTGCGAGATCAGGCTGAGGCTCGCCTCCTTGGTCGCGGTCGCATCGGTGAAGTTGCCGATATAGACCTCGCTGACGGGGAAGTCCGGCGCGACGCTTCGCACACCGTTGGTGAAGCCCTCGAAGGCCTCCTTGATCGGCGGGATCTCCATCCCTCCGACGAGACCCGCCTTCTTGCCCGTCTTGGCCGCGATCACGCCCATCAGGTAGAAGGGCTGGCTCGTATCCGTGTTGAGGCCGATGACATTTCCCTCGAATATATAGCTCGAGGAAATGAGAAAGACCGTATCGGGATATTCCGGCGCGACCTCGAGAGCGGCATCCTGAAACTCGAAGCCGTGCCCGAGAATGACGTTGTAGCCCTGGCTGGCGAAGTCACGGAAGGCTTTCTCGAAGGATGCCGGGTTCTGCTGCAGCTCGACATAGCTGACCTCGGCACCAAGTTCCGCCTCCACGCCCTTGAGTGCGTTGAAGCCTATCCTGTTCCATCCTTCTTCCGAAACACTGCCGGGAACCAGCAGTCCCATCTTGAACGGTGAGCCCTCGGCGAAAGCCGGCCCCGCGGCAATGAGCGCGGCCATTGCAACCGCCGACCCCAAACAGCCTCTTCTGGTAATCATCATGATGCTCCTCCCTTCCTCTCCTCATCATGCCCGTCCGACGGCTTGCTGCCGTTCAGGGGACATCTTCCAATGCGCGTATGGCCTCCACGGCAGGCGATGCGGGTGCTGCGACCGGCCGGCCTTTCGCGAGCACCTGGATGCAGTCGGGACCCCCGCCGACGAGAGCGCTGACATCCTCGCAATCGGTGACGACAAGGTCCGCCCAGGTGCCCTCGCGGATGCCGTAGTCGGTCAGATTCATCATGCGTGCCGGTATTGCGGTGATCATGTCATAGGCGGTGGCGAGCTCGTCGCCCCGCAGATGCCCGGCAAGCAGCGTCCAGCGCGCGATCTCGAGCATGTCGCCCGAGCCGGTCGGCACGAACGGGTCCTGGATATTGTCGGATGCGGTCGCGATGGCCACCCCCGCGCGGATCAGTTCGGCGACACGCGTCAGACCGCGGGGCGGCAACATGTCGTGGCTGCGGCCTTGCAGGTAGAGATTGGCCGCAGGCAGTGTCACGACCGCGATGTCGAGATCGATCATCTGGTCGCGTATGCGCTCGAATTCCTTCCTCGGCAGCGCGCTCAGGACGGATGCGTGACCGAGGACGGTGCGCCCCTGCAGGCCAAATCTCCGGACCCGCTCGAACACGGCGTCGAAAAGCGGCCGTTCGGGGTTCAGGTGTTCGTCGAGATGCAGATCGATGGGTCGGCCATGCCGCTCGGCCGCGGCGAAGAGGATGTCGAGATACCGCATCGGGTCCTCGGCGACCGCCGGGGTGCCCCCGACCGCGTCGGCCTGTTCGACCGCGGCATCGATGTTCTTCTCCAGCCATTCGATATCCTGATTGGGATGCGGCGTCATGAAAGCGACGAGCTGCAGCGTCAGCCGGTCCGCCCATTCGGATCTCAGCCGGGCCAAGGCGTTGATGCCGTTGAAGCCGGCATCCTTGTCGACATTGATGTGGCTGCGTATCGCCGTGGTGCCGCGGGCAAGGCAGCGTTCCATTGTCCGCGCCGCACGTCGCGTCACGTCGTCTTCCGGCGCCTGGCGGGCATATCTGGCGAATGCCTCCCGCGCTCCCTGCAAGGTTCCCGAGGGATTGGGCGTGAATTTGAGGACACCTGTCTTGTCCAGATGCTGGTGGACGTCGACGAAGCCCGGCGAGACGAGCGCGCCGCGGAGATCGACGCCGATCACATCCGGGCCCACTTCCAGGCGATGGCCGATGCTGGCGATGCGCCCGTCTTCCCCGACGAGGATATCGCGTTCATCGGCTGCCGCGGCTTCGCCGGCAATCCGGCAGCCACGCAGGAGAAGTGCACGGCGGGCGCCGCCATGACGGGTTCCGAGAACCGTATGCATCGAGTGACTCCATTCCATTCCGTCTGACCCGTTCCGTCTGGGTCATTCCATCTGGATGGAGACTAAGAAGCGACGATTATTGAGGCAATTTCATAATAGATATATATTGTTTCGGTTTTCTCATGAATGTTCCCACGGCACCGCATCCGTCAGTGCAGTGCACGATATCAAAAGGAACGATATAATATATTATCACGCGTCAGTGTTTTTATCCGCCAAGAAAATCGTATTATCGGCTACCAAGCATGTGTTTTTGCGGAGATTCGATCCGCAGAAATTCCGGAAGTGATTTCATTTCAGCAAATTTGTGTATGGTGACGCGCCAGGAACCGCGACCAAGTCATGCAATTATCAAAGAGAATACTTTTAAGGCATACATTTACGCGTTTAGCGGCGCGATAATACATAACGTTGACATCCAGGCACTCAAGTATAGATTGTTGACAATCTAATCTGGAGTGTTTCGGATGGCCGCGTCGCCCTTTTTCAGGAGTGCAAGATACCGTCCCCCTGCCGGGGCCGCGATGAGCGGGCCGGAGGCCGAGCAACGTGTCGTCCAGGTCATCGTCGAGGCGATAATGCATCATCGGGTGGCCCCCGGCGCCAGACTGATCGAGCGCGAGCTGGCGATCGCCTCCGGCGCCAGCAGGTCGGCCATACGCAACGGGCTCATGCGGCTGGCGCATGCGGGGCTGGTGGAACTCAGCCCCAACAAGGGAGCGTCCATCGCCATGTGTTCGCCCGACGAAGCGCGGCAGATATTCGACGCGCGCATCGTGATCGAGACGGCGACGGTCGAGAAGCTCGCCGGCACGATCGGCGAGACGGAGCGTGCGCGCCTGCGGTCGTTCGTGGAGGACGAACGCAACGCCTATGAAGAGGGCCGCATGGAAGAAGCCCGGCATCTGTCCCGGCGGTTCCATCTGCTTCTGGCGGAAATGGCCGGCAACGACGTGCTGACGGGGGTGATACGCGATCTCATCAACCGCCAGCCGCTGCTCTCCTGGTCGAGGCCGGATACCGAGCCGCGATTCTGCGGCAATCACGCGCATTCCGAGATCGTCGAAGCGATAGCGAGCGGAGACGGCGAAAGGGCCGCCCGCCTCAATATGGAGCACCTTCGGGCCTTGGAACGTGAACTGGTGGCCGATCGCGCCGCGGCCATGCAGGCGTTTCGCTCCGTTCAGGCCAACGCCGCGTCCGGCGAAAGCGCACAACGGGAGGATGGTGACGCCGGTATCGATTGAATCAAGTGCGGAACGCGGCGGCGTACCGCTGTTTTTGGGAGGAGGAATGCATGAAACCGTTCGAATATTACGAGCCGGCGAGCCTGGCGGAGGCCAGCGATCTCATGAGGCGGCTCGGCAAGGATGCCAGCATCATCGCGGGCGGCACCGATCTGCTCGTCGAGATGAAGGAGGAGCTTCGCAGCCTCCTTCATCTCGTCAACATCAAGAAGATCCCGAACCTGAGGGATTTTACCTATGATCCGGCCGCCGGGCTTCGCTTTGGCGCGCTGGTGACGGTCCGGGAGATAGAGACCTCGCCGCACGTCATCGGCAACTATCCGAACCTCGCCAAGGCGGTAAGCCTCCTCGGCTCGGTACAGGTGCGCAACCGGGCAACCATTGTCGGCAACATCTGTCGCGCCTCCCCCTCGGCCGACACGATCCCGCCCCTGATCGCCGACGGCGCCAGCCTGTCCGTCTATAATGGAGGCACCGAGCGGACCATTCTGCTCGAGGACTTCTTCACCGGTCCCGGCCGGACGGTTCTTTCGCCCGGAGATATCGTAACCGGCATATCCCTGCCGGCGCCCCGCCCGACGAGCGGCCGCGCCTACATCAAGCACGGCCGCCGCAAGGCGATGGAACTTGCGACCGTCGGCGTTGCCGTCAGCATCGAGCATGTCGCCGGACAATGTTCGGACATCCGCATCGCGCTCGGCGCCGTGGCGCCGACCGTGATCCGCGCCCGCAGGACCGAGGACCTTATCAGGGGACGCAGGATCGACGCGGCACTGCTGGCCGAAGCTGCGGAAAGCGCAATGCAGGAAGCCACTCCCATCGGCAATGTGCGGGCAAGTGCGGCCTACCGCCGCGACATGGTCGGCGTGCTGACGCGCCGGGCAATCGGTTACGCCATGGGAGGTGCCCAATGAACCGGCTCGTTTCGATGGCGGTCAATGGCGAGGCCCGTGAACTCGCGGTCGTTCCCAACCGCACGCTGCTCGATGCGCTACGCAACGAAGGCAGTCTCACCGGAACCAAGAAAGGCTGCGACGTCGGCGACTGCGGTGCCTGCACGGTCATCATGGACGGAAGGCCGGTCAATGCCTGTCTGGTGCTCGCCATCGAGGCCGAAGGTGCGACGATCGAGACCATCGAAGGCCTGCAGCCGGCCTATGACAAGCCGCACCTCCTGCAACAGAAATTCATGGAGCACGGCGGTGCGCAGTGCGGCTTCTGCACGCCGGGCATCATCATGATGGCCAAGGCGCTGCTCGACGAAAACCCGGACCCGAGCGAGGACGAAATCCGCTTCGCTCTGGCCGGCAATATCTGCCGCTGCACCGGCTACACCAAGATCATCGACGCTGTTCGGGCCACGGCCGAGGAACTGAGAAAGGCGGGGACGCTATGAACACATATGAAAGGATCGATAGAGACCTGTCCGACCGGGACTTCACCGTCGTGGGCAAGAGCGTCAAGCGTTCCGATACTCTGGAGAAGGTCACGGGGACGGCCAGATATGCAGGCGACGTCGCCTTGCCCGGCATGCTCCACGCCAAGATGAAGCGCAGCAACATCGCGCATGCGCGCATCAGGAGCATCGACACGAGCAAGGCGCTGGCGCTCAAGGGCGTCAAGGCGGTGCTGACGCACGAGAACGTGCCGCGCGTTTTGCATGCGGGCTCACCGCATCCGCGCTCGGCATCCGTTACCAAGGATCAGTACATCCTGGATGACAGGGTGCGATATTGGGGCGAGGGCGTCGCCGCAGTCGCTGCCGTCAGCGAGGAAATCGCTGAGCGCGCGGTCGCGCTCATCGAGGTCGAGTACGAGCCCTTGCCCGGCCTCTTCACCATCGAAGCCGCATCGGTGCCCGGCGCTCCGCCGATCCATGAGAATGGTCTCGACCGGAACCAGGTGTTGCCGCCGGTCTTCGTCACCCGCGGCGACGTCGACAGGGGTTTCGCCGAAGCGGATCTGATCCTCGAGCGCGAATACGATCTCGGCCGCCCGACACCGGCCTATATGGAGCCCAATGTCTGTGTCAGCCAGTGGGACGGCAACGGCAAGCTCACCATGTGGACCTCGACCCAGAGCGCATTCATGGTCCGCGGCACGCTTGCCGAAGTGCTCGGCGTGCCGCTGAACAAGGTACGCGTTATCGTCGATCACATGGGCGGCGGCTTCGGCGCGAAGCAGGATCTGTTTCAGAACGAGTTCCTCTGCGCCCTGCTCGCGCGACAGACGGGGCGTCCGGTCAAGATGGAGTTCAGCCGCAAGGAAACGTTCCTCGGCGGCCGCTCGCGACACCCCGGCAAGATATGGCTGAAGCAGGGCTTCACCAAAGACGGCCGGATCGTCGCACGCGAAGCCAGGGTCACCTTCAACTCCGGCGCCTACGGCTCGCACGGTCCAGGCGTCACCAATGTCGGCACCGCAGCGCTGACCTCGCTCTACCGTTGCGAGAATGTCCGGCTGGAAGGCCGCTGCATCTATACCAATTCGCCGATCGCCGGCGCCTTTCGCGGCTATGGTGTGGTTCAGACCTACTATGCGCTCGACCTCATGATGGACGAGGCGGCCGAGAAGCTCGGCTTCGACCCGGCCGAGTTCAAGTTGATGAACGCGGTGCGCGACGGCGACATCGCACCCTCCGGGCATCCGATCGTCGGACACGGCCTCGGGGATTGCATCCGCCGCGTCATGGAGGAGACAAACTGGCACGAATTGCGCAGGCGGGAGAAGCCGGAAACCGTCAAGCGCCGCGGGATCGGGATCGGCTGCGAAATGCACGGATCCAGTGCCTATCCGGGCATCAAGGAACAGGGCAACGCAATCGTGAAGATGAACGAGGACGGAACGGTGACACTGATCACCGGCACCGCCGGCCTCGGCACCGGCGCGCATACAGCGCTTTCGCAGATCGTCGCCGAGGAACTCGGCGTGCCCTTCGAAGCCGTCTCGGTCGTTCAAGGGGACACCGATATCGTCCCCTGGGATATCGGTGCCTTCGCCAGCCACACGACCTATCTCGGCGGACGGGCGGCTCAGCTCGCGGCCGCCGACGTGCGCAGACAAGTGCTCGAACACGCCGCGCCCATGCTCAAGACCGAGCCCGAGAATCTCGCGATCCGGGACGGTTTCGTGGTCGTCACCAACGGCTCCAACCGCAGCATCCGGGTTTCCGAGGCCGTCGGGCCGCAACGGGGGATGCCGGCGGTGCAACTAGTCGGCGTAGGCACCTACATGCCGACGAAGTCCTACTCCTTCGCCGCCCATTTCGCCGAAGTCGAGGTGGACACCGAGACCGGCGAGGTGGCCGTTCTCGAGGTCGTTCCGGTACATGAGATCGGCAGGGTCATCCATCCGATCGCCGCGGCCGGACAGATCGAGGGTGGCATTCAGCAGGGCATCGGCCACACCCTCAGCGAGGATTACGTCATCGACCTTACCGACGGACGTTCCCTCAATCCGAGCTTCGTCGATTACAAGATGCCCCTGTCGATGGACATGCCGTCCATCCGCACCATCATCCTCGAGACGGCACCGGATCCCGGCGGTCCCTACGGTGCCAAGGGCGTCGGCGAGGATCCGATCATCGCGATCGGGCCCGCCATCGCCAACGCCATCTACGACGCCATCGGCGTCCGCTTCCACCACTACCCGATAACGCCCGAGCAGGTGTTGAACGCTCTCAAGTCCAAAGCCAACGAAACGAGGCAGTGATGCAGACCAACCATCTTCAGGACAGCAAAATTCCCGTGACCATCCTGACCGGCTTCCTCGGCGCCGGAAAGACAACGCTTCTCAACCACATATTGACGGAACGGCACGGTCACCGCATCGCGGTGATCGAGAACGAGTTCGGCGAGGTGGATGTGGACTCGGATCTCGTGCTCGCCTCCGAGGAAGAAATCTACCAGATGAAGAACGGCTGCATCTGCTGCTTCGTCGATGTGCGCAACGACCTGATCGAGGTTCTGCAGAAGCTGCTTGCCCGAAAGGACAAGTTCGACCACATCCTTGTCGAGACCAGCGGGCTTGCCGATCCGACCCCCGTCGCGACGGCTTTCTTCATCGATGACGAAATCGGCAAGCACGTAACGCTGGACGGCATCGTAACGCTGGTCGATGCCAAGCACATAGGCCAGCATATCGACGATCCCGTGCTCGATGGGCGCGACAACCAGGCTGTCGACCAGATCGTCGCCGCCGACCGCATCATCATCAACAAGATCGACCTCGTGTCGGAATTAGAGATCGCTCCGCTCGAGCGCGGCATGCGCAAGCTCAACCAGACGGCCGAAATCGTACGCTCGAGCTACGGCAGGGTGGATCTGTCGAGCATTCTCGGCATTTCCGGCTTCGCGCCGTCCTACGTGGCCGAGCGCGCCAAGCTGCTCGACCTCGATCATCATCACCACCACGATCATCACCACCATGACCATCACCTGCATGACGCGACGGTCAGCTCGGAATCCTTCGTCTTCGACCGGCCTTTCGACCAGGGCCGCCTGACGGACTACCTCTCGGGCCTGCTTCGGGAGGAAGGCGACGACATCTTCCGAACCAAAGGCATCATGGCGATTGCCGGCGATCCTCGTTTCTTCGTGCTCCAGGCGGTGCACAAGCTGATGGACTTCCGTCCGGACCATGTCTGGGGGAAGGACATGCCTTATACGAAGCTGGTCTTCATCGGTCGCAACCTCGACCGGGCGGCGCTGGAAAGAGGACTGGAGCGTTGCCTCGCCTCGGCGGGCGATACGGACAATTGATCCGGGGGAATGACGAGAACCCGCCGAGGCTGGGAGGCTTCGGCGGATTTGTCGTGTTTGAGCGGGATTAGCGAATCCCAGTGGACGCAGCCGGATCGAAAAAGGCGAGGAGCACCCCCTTTTGATGGACCTTGCATAAAACCGCACCGCCCCCGGCCTGGCCGGGGGCGGTGCATGTTGTGCATTCACTTCCGGCTGCGCCTAGCCGGGATGCCGCATGGCGCCCTCACCGAGCAAATCCGGCTGCACCTCCTCGCGCGGAGGAACGCCGTTGAAGAGCAGGTTGAGCAGCACCGCCGAGAAGGTTCCGACGAGAACGCCGCTGTGGAAGAACCGGTCGATGAACTCCGGCAACTGGGCGAAGATCTTGTCGGCGACCACCGGGATCATCGCGAGGCCGACGCTGACGGCGACGATGTAGAGGTTGCGGCGGTTGTCCACGAAGTTGACGCGGGCGAGGATCTTGACCCCCGTCGCCGAGACCATGCCGAACATCACGATCGCGGCGCCCCCGACGACATAGCTCGGTATCGACGCGGTAATGAATGCGATCTTCGGCAGGCAGCCCAGAAGGATCAGCACCACGCCGCCCGCGGCAACCGCCCAGCGGCTCATCACACCGGTGATCTGGAGCAGGCCCACATTCTGGGCATATGTGGTGTATGTGAAGGTGTTGAAGATTCCGCCGATAATGTTCCCGAGGCCATCCGTGCGCAGCCCGCGCGCCAGGTCGGCTTCGCTGATCGTGCGGCCTGCCATGTCGCCGACGGCCAGGATCTGACCGGTCGCTTCGATCATCATGACGATCATGACCGTGCAGAGCGCAACCGTCGCCCACAGGTCGAATATCGGCATGCCGAAGGCGAACGGCGTCACCACCGTGACCCAGCTAGCATCGGCGACCCCCTGGAAATCCACCTTTCCGAAAGCGACGGCGATCGCAAATCCGATCCCTATGCCGAACAGAACGGCGAGGTTTGCGAGAAATCCCTTGAGAAAGCGGGTCATCAGGAGAATGGAGACCAGCACGATCGCAGCGACCGCAAGAGCGAAGGGCTCACCGTAGGCCGGATTGGGAATGAGCCCGTCGGGGCCTTTTATCATGGGCTGTCCGCCCGCCGCCCAGTTTACTCCGACCCGCATCAGCGACAAGCCGATGACCAGCATCACCGTTCCGGTCACCACCGCCGGGAAGAAGCGAACCCAGCGGCTGAAATAGGGGGCGGCCAGAAGTGTGAACACGCCGGATGCGATCACCGCACCAAGGACGCCGGGCATTCCGAGGTCCGGATCCGTGCCCGTGGCGATGATCGGGGGAACCGCGGTAAAGCCGATGCCCATCATGATCGGCAGGCGCGCGCCGACGTTCCAGACGCCGAGACACTGGATGAGGGTGACGATACCGCAGCAGAAAAGATCCGCGCTGATCAGCATGGCGATCTGATCCTTGGAGAGATTCAGCGCGCTGCCGATGATCAGGGGAACCGCGATGGCACCGGCATACATCACCAGGACATGCTGCAGGCCGAGCGCCGCCAGTTTCGGCGCGGGAAACATTGCTTCGATAGCATCACACTTCGAGTCCGTATTCATTTCGCTCCTCCCATTGTTTTTCCAAGAGCCTTCCGCCGAACCCCGACCCTCCTCCGGCCGATGAACGGGCGGTATTCCTCACCTCATCTTCACCTCGACATCTTCACGTCGAGTGTCAGGGACGGCAGCGCGCCGCCCGCTCCATCGATGTGCGAGCCCGGTATCGATATCGAACAGATCGAGGACGCGGGCCACGGTATGATTGACCATCTCGTCCAGCGTCTGCGGACGGGCATAGAAGGCCGGGACGGGGGGACAGATGATCGCCCCCGCCTCCGTCGCCTGGGCCATCGAACGAATATGGCCGATATGCAATGGCGTCTCGCGCAGCATGAGAACCAGCCGGCGGCGTTCCTTCAGTGTTACATCCGCCGCCCGGGACAGTAAGCCGGAGGTTACACCGGTCGCGATTTCCGACAGGGTCTTGATCGAGCAGGGTGCAACGATCATCCCGAGCGTGCGGAAAGAACCGCTGGAGCACGAAGCGCCGATGTCCTTGTTGGAATGGACGCAGGCGGCGAGGGCTTCGACGTCGGCGACCTTGAAGTCCGTTTCCATCGCCAGCGTGATCTGGGCGGCACGGCTCATCACCAGATGCGTCTCGATGTCCAGATCGCGCAGGATCTCCAGGAGCCGGATGCCGTATATCACGCCGGAGGCGCCGCTGATGCCGACGATGATCCGCTTTCTCTGTTCCCGGTCCGCCTTCATCGCTCTCACCTCCAAGCGCCGCTATTCAGTCTAAGGACGGCCGAATTTCGCGAGAATCGCCGAAGCGCGGTCGAAGGCGGCCTCGTCGATCCTGGCGAGCACGCCGTGAAAATCAGGCCCGCGGGTCGCGTCGAGGCCCATGCGGGACGTCGTACCGATACCGGATGCCGAAGGATCGAGCGCGTTGCCGGGCAGCCCTTCGATGATGACGAC
The sequence above is drawn from the Sinorhizobium meliloti genome and encodes:
- a CDS encoding nucleobase:cation symporter-2 family protein; the protein is MNTDSKCDAIEAMFPAPKLAALGLQHVLVMYAGAIAVPLIIGSALNLSKDQIAMLISADLFCCGIVTLIQCLGVWNVGARLPIMMGIGFTAVPPIIATGTDPDLGMPGVLGAVIASGVFTLLAAPYFSRWVRFFPAVVTGTVMLVIGLSLMRVGVNWAAGGQPMIKGPDGLIPNPAYGEPFALAVAAIVLVSILLMTRFLKGFLANLAVLFGIGIGFAIAVAFGKVDFQGVADASWVTVVTPFAFGMPIFDLWATVALCTVMIVMMIEATGQILAVGDMAGRTISEADLARGLRTDGLGNIIGGIFNTFTYTTYAQNVGLLQITGVMSRWAVAAGGVVLILLGCLPKIAFITASIPSYVVGGAAIVMFGMVSATGVKILARVNFVDNRRNLYIVAVSVGLAMIPVVADKIFAQLPEFIDRFFHSGVLVGTFSAVLLNLLFNGVPPREEVQPDLLGEGAMRHPG
- a CDS encoding UbiX family flavin prenyltransferase, which encodes MKADREQRKRIIVGISGASGVIYGIRLLEILRDLDIETHLVMSRAAQITLAMETDFKVADVEALAACVHSNKDIGASCSSGSFRTLGMIVAPCSIKTLSEIATGVTSGLLSRAADVTLKERRRLVLMLRETPLHIGHIRSMAQATEAGAIICPPVPAFYARPQTLDEMVNHTVARVLDLFDIDTGLAHRWSGRRAAVPDTRREDVEVKMR